The following are from one region of the Oscarella lobularis chromosome 3, ooOscLobu1.1, whole genome shotgun sequence genome:
- the LOC136184591 gene encoding GDP-mannose 4,6 dehydratase-like, protein MYGKVQEVPQRETTPFYPRSPYGAAKVYAHWITVNYREAYDLYACNGILFNHESPRRGETFVTRKVTRAVAKIHLKLLDEVHLGNIDSQRDWGHAKDYVEAMWLMLQQDEPDDFVIATGEMYSVRQFVEMAFKEIGEHIVWEGTGRNELGRDKESGTVRVRIDPKFFRPTEVELLRGDSTKAREKLGWQPKTKFADLVREMVQADIELMKRNPSA, encoded by the exons GGGCGGCCAAAGTGTACGCACACTGGATAACGGTCAACTATCGCGAAGCGTACGATCTCTACGCTTGCAATGGCATACTGTTCAATCACGAGAGTCCGCGGCGAG GGGAAACGTTTGTAACTCGAAAAGTAACTCGCGCCGTAGCGAAAATTCATCTAAAACTTCTAgacgag GTCCACCTAGGAAACATCGACTCGCAAAGGGATTGGGGTCACGCCAAAGATTACGTAGAG GCGATGTGGCTCATGCTCCAGCAGGACGAGCCGGACGACTTCGTCATAGCGACGGGCGAAATGTACAGCGTgcgtcaattcgtcgaaatGGCGTTCAAGGAAATTGGCGAGCACATTGT GTGGGAGGGAACTGGAAGGAACGAATTAGGCCGTGACAAGGAGTCGGGCACTGTCAGGGTGCGCATTGATCCCAAGTTCTTCCGTCCGACTGAAGTG gAACTGCTTCGCGGCGATTCGACAAAAGCGCGAGAAAAATTAGGATGGCaaccgaaaacgaaatttgcC GACTTGGTGCGCGAGATGGTGCAAGCGGACATCGAACTGATGAAAAGAAATCCTTCGGCGTAA
- the LOC136184566 gene encoding forkhead box protein L2-like, which yields MNKGFAGTLSTHMQNYPNPSIMYGSSPAGDYYQRDDNGPAFALAMLGQSHGPPPSAGSPYHPYAPHIGYGGATTPVSGASNGGATDVIDPKSKRKLSRRAKPPYSYIALITMAIQSTNDKKMTLSQIYNFIMERFPYYRENKQGWQNSIRHNLSLNECFVKVAREPGKPGKGNYWALDANCLDMFENGSFRRRRKRFKREPGQKPCPAIEKGSGGGGGGGGGGAGNNGSSAGGGEISPSGVSGGVVNMGATSGNLTSPISTGPPTIETNDNRASVIANGPLAVYDRKPPLNSCDQLAALAPQVHPSSPMNAFAIDSLVSAAGGEAAYMHAHPHHHHHPHHHHHPAAAATQHHRSSFPSYHHQAGATTTAARHIVGPIAAASGYMSDYGTTAMTPSSDRSSNSPGGVVRPAGFFQGVPPAPAPAPLPPASRTTAASWAEAASGYDYYQHYSTHGSQFALPPPLPPPPPSSQDVSYASQADASPRGGGSDATDTKADIKKTLPNFSQPSSVDANCSLPGIRQMISGSRSPNDGGSPPPPLTSPALTSPPGSAGFASGGGGPTSAGAYPPTSAYPF from the exons ATGAATAAAGGATTTGCAG GCACTCTCTCAACACATATGCAGAACTATCCCAACCCGAGCATCATGTACGGATCTTCGCCAGCCGGCGACTATTATCAGCGCGACGACAACGGGCCAGCGTTCGCACTCGCAATGCTCGGACAGAGTCACGGTCCGCCGCCGAGCGCCGGCTCGCCATATCATCCGTACGCGCCTCACATCGGCTACGGCGGCGCAACGACGCCCGTGAGCGGCGCGAGCAACGGCGGAGCGACCGACGTGATCGATCCGAAAAGCAAGCGGAAGCTAAGTCGTCGCGCCAAGCCGCCTTACTCGTACATCGCTCTCATCACGATGGCAATTCAGAGCACGAACGATAAGAAAATGACGCTGAGTCAAATCTACAATTTCATCATGGAACGCTTTCCTTATTATCGCGAGAACAAGCAAGGCTGGCAGAATTCGATTAGGCATAATCTGTCGTTGAACGAGTGCTTCGTCAAAGTCGCGCGGGAACCGGGAAAACCAGGAAAGGGCAACTACTGGGCACTCGACGCCAACTGTCTCGATATGTTCGAAAACGGcagttttcgtcgtcgacgaaaacgattcaaACGCGAACCCGGACAAAAACCGTGTCCAGCGATCGAGAAGGGcagcggcggtggcggcggtggcggcggcggcggcgcgggAAACAACGGCAGCAGCGCGGGCGGGGGAGAAATCAGCCCTAGCGGCGTCAGCGGAGGCGTCGTCAACATGGGCGCGACGTCGggaaatttgacgtcgccgATATCGACCGGACCGCCGACaatcgaaacgaacgacAATCGCGCCTCGGTTATCGCCAACGGTCCGCTCGCCGTTTACGATCGCAAACCGCCGCTCAATTCGTGCGATCAATTGGCGGCGCTCGCGCCTCAAGTGCATCCCTCTTCGCCGATGAACGCTTTCGCCATCGATAGTCTCGTATCGGCGGCGGGCGGCGAAGCGGCGTACATGCACGCGcatcctcatcatcatcatcatcctcatcatcatcatcacccaGCCGCTGCGGCGACGCAACAccatcgttcgtcgtttccttctTACCATCATCAagccggcgcgacgacgacggcggcgcgccACATCGTCGGTCCTATCGCCGCGGCGTCCGGTTACATGTCCGATTACGGcacgacggcgatgacgcCGAGCAGCGATCGTTCGAGTAACAGTCCGGGGGGTGTCGTTCGGCCGGCGGGCTTCTTTCAAGGCGTACCGCCCGCGCCTGCGCCCGCCCCGTTGCCGCCGGCGTCGCGCACGACGGCGGCCAGCTGGGCCGAAGCGGCGAGCGGCTACGACTATTATCAACACTATTCGACGCACGGAAGCCAGTTCGCGTTGCCGCCGCCCCTcccaccgccaccgccgtcgaGTCAGGACGTTTCGTACGCATCGCAGGCGGACGCGTCGCCGCGGGGAGGCGGAAGTGACGCAACAGATACGAAAGCGGATATTAAGAAGACGCTGCCTAATTTCAGTCAgccgtcgagcgtcgatgCCAATTGCAGCCTGCCCGGTATCAGACAAATGATTTCTGGATCTCGTTCGCCGAACGATGGcggttcgccgccgccgccgctcacTTCGCCGGCGCTCACGTCGCCGCCCGGGAGCGCGGGATTTGCCTCCGGAGGCGGTGGACCGACGAGTGCGGGCGCCTATCCGCCGACGAGCGCCTATCCTTTCTAG
- the LOC136184776 gene encoding conserved oligomeric Golgi complex subunit 4-like translates to MDFANVDLSQLDNIDDVQKALVWLANQEIRVKTELDQLLDRNVQLESQFIDLQRQMPKLDDARRESRNLATTASRTSELAERVSRKVKILDLAKNRVHEAMGRVDDVLDLRSCVEGVQTAMEREDYEQAAAHVHRYLALDENVLKETAVDAAEGSGIGGAFALLRDAEKQLKYIVAEKFDLAVGEEDGASIERFFKIFPLLNLQYEGMEKFSSYLRTKISSSAKAHLRNAENVQGDRAGVVYADVLTYLFEDIARLVESRQPLVETYYGPGKMLPLVKSLQVECDVQVSAIVTQFREERHLDRKLQEVRLAYSGRITTAAKIQPKELDILLSEMTMCSARSELYLRFLRRRIAADLDVLAQEETLKDTAAVLEKMIQESQLSVTMQQLSGEYISVEDYFMRESFLKAVHLDTSAELESGSYTSSIVDDVFFIIQKSVRRAVSSSSVDCVCAMLNHANSLLVHDYKEVLEERLQGGFPSKGIDFSGVLQGKLQTSSSDVKASRLAFLVTLNNVESSTSNIRKLKQDLEVDCSALLAQVGEQAKAKVGSCLSDLASAASAFKDLLTWGISQLCLSAVAPRLKPMIDAFLSVSHNINDEQFGNYEISDPFVQQFIAGLQSLLDTFKGDLSPSNYDALASLITDELASHLERIVFKSSFNQLGGLQFDKELRSLVAYLSSVTQWTVRDRFARLTQLATLLNLERVSEVLDYWGPNAGLLTWRLTPSEVRKVLSLRVDFRKEDIDRLKL, encoded by the exons ATGGATTTCGCCAACGTCGACCTTTCTCAGCTCGACAATATTGACGACGTGCAGAAGGCGCTTGTCTGGCTAGCAAATCAGGAG ATTCGCGTCAAAACGGAACTCGACCAATTGCTCGACCGCAACGTGCAGCTAGAAAGTCAATTCATCGACTTGCAAAGACAAAT GCCCaaactcgacgacgctcgtcgagAATCGCGAAATCTAGCGACAACAGCTTCTCGAACGAGCGAACTCGCCGAAAGAGTGAGCCGAAAAGTGAAAATTTTAGACCTGGCAAAG AATCGAGTTCACGAAGCGATgggacgcgtcgacgacgtgttaGATTTAAGA AGTTGCGTCGAAGGCGTGCAAACGGCTATGGAACGAGAGGACTACGAGCAGGCGGCCGCTCACGTACATCGCTACTTGGCTCTGGATGAAAACGTGCTGAAGGAGACGGCCGTGGACGCGGCCGAAG GTAGCGGCATCGGCGGAGCGTTTGCTCTGTTGCGCGACGCCGAGAAACAGTTGAAGTATATAGTGGCGGAGAAGTTTGATCTGGCGGTGGGGGAGGAAGACGGAGCGAGCATTGAACG gtttttcaaaatttttcctTTGCTCAATCTGCAGTACGAAGGCATGGAGAAGTTTTCCTCGTATCTGAGAACGAAG ATTTCGTCTTCGGCCAAGGCGCATTTGCGAAATGCTGAAAACGTTCAAG GAGACAGAGCGGGCGTTGTCTATGCCGACGTGCTGACCTATCTCTTCGAAGATATTGCACGTCTCGTGGAGAGCCGTCAGCCGCTTGTCGAAACGTACTACGGCCCAGGGAAAATGCTTCCGCTTGTAAAGTCTCTGCAG GTCGAGTGCGATGTTCAAGTGTCGGCAATTGTGACGCAGTTTCGAGAAGAGAGACATTTAGATCGGAAA CTTCAGGAAGTTCGACTTGCGTACAGTGGACGAATAACAACAGCGGCAAA aATCCAACCCAAAGAACTCGACATTCTATTATCCGAAATGACTATGTGCAGTGCGAGAAGCGAGCTCTACCTCAGATTCCTGAGAAGACGCATAGCG GCCGATCTCGACGTTCTGGCTCAGGAAGAGACGCTCAAAG ATACTGCGGCAGTTTTAGAGAAAATGATACAGGAAAGTCAACTGAGCGTTACAATGCAG CAACTCAGCGGGGAATACATTTCTGTGGAAGACTACTTTATGAGGGAAAGCTTTTTGAAG GCTGTTCACTTGGATACGTCCGCTGAATTGGAATCGGGTTCATACACATCAAGCATAgtcgatgacgtcttttttatCATACAGAAAAGCGTCCG GCGAGCCGTTTCGAGCTCAAGCGTCGATTGCGTCTGTGCCATGCTCAATCACGCGAA TTCGTTGCTCGTTCATGATTACAAAGAGGTTCTTGAAGAAAGACTACAGGGCGGTTTTCCATCCAAAGg GATTGATTTTAGCGGTGTTCTGCAGGGCAAACTGCAGACGTCTTCGAGTGACGTAAAAGCTAGTCGTCTAGCATTTTTG GTGACGCTGAATAACGTGGAATCGAGCACGAGCAATATAAGGAAATTGAAGCAGGATCTCGAG GTTGATTGTTCTGCGTTACTTGCTCAAGTGGGCGAACAAGCGAAGGCAAAAGTTGGA AGCTGCCTTTCTGATCTCGCGTCCGCGGCGTCTGCATTCAAAGACTTGCTCACT TGGGGAATCAGTCAACTGTGTTTGTCGGCTGTAGCGCCTCGTCTGAAGCCCATGATAGATGCCTTCTTGTCCGTCAGTCACAACATCAACGAC gAACAGTTTGGAAATTACGAGATCAGCGATCCTTTCGTTCAGCAGTTCATTGCCGGCCTTCAGTCTCTCCTTGACACATTTAAA GGTGATTTGAGTCCGTCGAATTATGACGCGCTCGCCAGTCTCATCACTGATGAACTGGCGTCTCATTTGGAAAGAATCGTCTTCAAGAGCTCGTTCAATCAGCTGGGCGGTTTGCAGTTTGACAAAGAGCTGCGATCGCTTGTTGCCTATCTGTCAAGCGTCACGCAGTGGACGGTGCGAGACAGATTTGCGCGTCTCACTCAGCTGGCCACTTTGTTGAATCTCGAGAGG GTAAGCGAGGTGCTCGACTACTGGGGTCCCAATGCTGGATTGTTGACGTGGAGGCTCACGCCGTCGGAAGTGCGAAAAGTTCTTTCTTTGAG GGTGGACTTCAGGAAAGAGGATATCGATCGCTTAAAACTGTAA
- the LOC136184555 gene encoding E3 ubiquitin-protein ligase RNF31-like, translating into MSASCVCCDKDDFSKNSMDPNLCRNCQHSYMDHAGRTNTLDPPRSLLAAAMQQQQSPQRPTPKPRPRPTPPVADTTPANNRVVAQRDALERAYKETVGSLPDAARRAREIVDADAPLHARYGLIDLRKILAENRPLSSSSDSHDNLPMVISAFDILEKYAVNLLKPSRPQFWRQIKFSNGVYQARVSCLKGSRSLLKAMGYTEEYPNGLAFPKHQVEPDVDVVARVAVELLIARIEVEALHAGNHPRPDSLKLPLWEESERIFPPPASSSPLLGQQRVFQSYAQGSSRPVPAPRKRIGSSLSQTTTTMTQPEDFTSPVSQAAQVSTSQVPMSKPSISRPGPYESSLSSFNDPISAPAARKTKQPYEPLTPFNDPAASPPVTKVKQNQQPEPKVLSSRILGEPLISQGLPTPPVMSSTVRPFSGERPLSSMSGSSNVSSSSMKFCSACNEERSTGKFCSNCGTELTDLTDVKLLQCIKCGAEQASGKFCSLCGGELVEQKKPEPVKEYRCSKCNEKYEKQNKFCSECGGRVILVEVETPSSAEPPLVVSKPMPEPESEETSDEWSCEFCTFLNPVGENICSICCKTRREMPVKEKKRELKKQAPVEEPPPQDVSSSSPSGSLKESHSKLRNYVVPQNEDKALAPQGAVAGALSPTSPEIMTSERRFVKSEKAQSEKLGQLLQKKKIPPQSSEEDMQSPNSELSTSFQRDWRTGSQSSVASPVSGAQAMSGGTDKRKLSDAGSSGRVEYNKTKEEAREAFERRKKAEEEEARRKYEERQREEQRLRKREQVREIDLEFFGYLKDGEKVGYSPEEVEIGLKESSQNPIEWLKSNWEGWGKTVVDLARRESEKAHGHPWLFTSSEAKRQLINSGGDFEIAVERLCRAKEEQIKKVHEAIELSDEQSICCALAEVDGDPMQAVLRLQNEAFQEYRDRIWAQDGFSSDEETDNAFRSRKIPAAVGKLVDNKTVDVERRIRVLHAEYDMASYGRACVVIRLLDCDERKENFFSVQQAVKTARDHGFFDDALRRLRQTCPICMENYPELITMPSCQDSLCRDCFKFHFTLAISEKTASLIKCPLCDVPDIENGEEVHIFFQYLNMQIHEMLDRPSYDMLQKKLSEHALMKEPNFRWCPHCKSGFINELGVKRMVCPYCNKASCFGCNREWLAAHEDISCDAFKRWLIDNDEDNQEAGLAAHLNQNGIDCPQCKFRFGLSKGGCMHFKCTQCNFEFCSGCSARFTKKCDRFESCKNRGLHAHHPRDCYSFLRDNSVPELQGLLQENDIEYDVEVQQAQAEAAANAQDGEEGPVQIKCRVMEQKEIVEGLVDEECGRNAGDGYAGLCQGHYKEYLVHLINKNSVDPISILSEGDIEALLRREEVQIPPKERGETDEDYVDRLKEYVQEKVPLKKRDDRGVLRWDQ; encoded by the exons ATGTCGGCTTCGTGCGTTTGCTGCGACAAAGATGACTTCTCCAAGAACTCCATGGATCCGAACCTGTGCAGAAACTGCCAACATTCCTATATGGACCACGCG GGCCGCACGAACACCCTCGATCCGCCAAGAAGCCTTCTCGCGGCGGcaatgcagcagcagcaatcGCCGCAGCGACCGACGCCGAAGCCGCGTCCGCGACCGACGCCGCCCGTCGCCGACACGACGCCGGCAAACAATCGCGTCGTTGCGCAGCGAGACGCACTCGAACGCGCGTACAAGGAAACGGTCGGTTCGCTGCCcgacgccgctcgacgcgcgcgcgaaatcgtcgacgccgatgcGCCGCTTCACGCTCGCTACGGGCTAATCGACTTGCGGAAAATTCTCGCCGAAAATCGGCCCTTGTCGTCGAGTTCG GATTCTCACGACAATCTCCCTATGGTGATATCGGCGTTTGATATTTTGGAGAAGTACGCCGTGAATCTGTTGAAGCCGAGTCGACCTCAATTTTGGCGTCAAATCAAATTCAGCAACGGCGTCTATCAGGCGCGTGTCAGCTGCCTGAAAGGCTCGCGCAGTCTTCTCAAAGCAATGGGATATACGGAAGAGTACCCAAACGGTCTCGCCTTTCCGAAACACCAAGTCGAACcggacgttgacgtcgttgctcGAGTTGCCGTTGAGCTGCTCATAGCTCGCATAGAAGTGGAAGCACTTCATGCCGGAAATCATCCGCGACCGGATTCGTTGAAGTTGCCGCTATGGGAAGAGTCTGAGAGGATATTTCCGCCTCCTGCTTCGAGTTCGCCGCTTCTGGGACAGCAGAGAGTCTTTCAGTCATATGCTCAGGGTTCAAG TCGACCTGTTCCGGCTCCGCGTAAGAGGATTGGATCGAGCTTGAGCCAAACTACCACTACCATGACACAGCCGGAAGATTTTACTTCTCCCGTTTCTCAAGCAGCTCAAGTTTCCACTTCCCAAGTTCCTATGTCTAAACCTTCAATTTCTCGTCCGGGACCCTATGAATCTTCTCTCTCGTCTTTTAATGATCCAATTTCTGCTCCAGCTGCAAGAAAAACCAAGCAGCCATACGAACCTCTAACACCCTTCAATGATCCTGCTGCTTCTCCACCTGTGACTAAAGTCAAGCAGAATCAGCAGCCAGAACCAAAAGTACTGTCGTCTAGAATATTAGGCGAACCATTGATTAGTCAAGGACTGCCTACTCCTCCTGTCATGTCTTCTACCGTTCGTCCTTTCTCGGGAGAGAGACCCCTTAGTTCGATGAGCGGCTCTAGCAATGTCAGTAGCTCGTCCATGAAGTTCTGCTCCGCGTGTAACGAGGAAAGGTCAACGGGCAAATTTTGTTCCAATTGCGGAACCGAATTAACTGATTTGACTGACGTTAAACTGCTCCAATGCATCAAGTGTGGAGCCGAGCAGGCATCGGGCAAGTTTTGTTCCTTGTGTGGAGGAGAACTAGTAGAGCAAAAAAAGCCTGAACCCGTCAAAGAATACAGATGCAGCAAGTGCAATGAAAAATATGAAAAACAGAACAAATTTTGCTCAGAATGCGGTGGGCGTGTGATTCTAGTCGAAGTAGAGACGCCTTCATCCGCAGAACCTcctctcgtcgtttcgaagccaaTGCCTGAGCcagaaagcgaagagacaTCTGATGAATGGAGTTGCGAGTTCTGTACGTTTCTCAATCCTGTGGGTGAGAACATCTGTTCGATATGCTGCAAAACGAGAAGAGAGATGCCtgtaaaagagaaaaaaagggaaTTGAAGAAGCAGGCGCCTGTGGAAGAGCCACCGCCTCAAGACGTTAGCAGCAGTTCGCCGTCGGGGAGTTTGAAGGAATCGCACTCCAAGCTGCGTAACTACGTCGTGCCTCAGAATGAAGACAAAGCTCTCGCTCCTCAGGGTGCTGTTGCCGGCGCCCTATCTCCTACTAGTCCTGAAATCATGACGTCTGAGAGACGCTTTGTTAAAAGTGAGAAAGCTCAGTCGGAAAAATTGGGGCAGCtgctgcagaagaaaaaaattccgcCGCAGTCATCGGAAGAAGACATGCAGTCGCCGAATTCTGAGCTGAGCACGTCCTTCCAGAGGGATTGGCGTACTGGATCGCAAAGCAGCGTTGCTAGTCCAGTGTCTGGCGCTCAGGCGATGAGCGGAGGAACAGATAAGAGAAAGTTGAGTGATGCTGGAAGTAGTGGCCGAGTGGAATATAATAAAACAAAGGAGGAGGCGAGAGAGGCCTTTGAACGTAGGAAGAAGgccgaggaagaggaagcaagaagaaaatatGAGGAACGTCAGCGAGAGGAACAGAgattgagaaagagagaacaAGTTCGAGAGATTGACCTTGAGTTCTTTGGATATCTCAAA GATGGGGAAAAGGTCGGCTATTCACCGGAAGAGGTAGAAATTGGTCTGAAGGAATCATCACAAAATCCTATTGAATGGTTGAAGTCTAACTGGGAGGGCTGGGGGAAGACAGTTGTAGATCTGGCTCGACGGGAAAGTGAAAAGGCTCACGGACATCCATGGCTGTTTACGAGCTCCGAAGCGAAGCGTCAGCTTATAAACAGCGGAGGGGATTTTGAAATTGCTGTCGAGCGTCTTTGCAGAGCAAAAGAGGAACAG ATCAAGAAAGTGCATGAAGCAATAGAGCTGTCTGACGAGCAATCCATTTGCTGTGCTCTAGCGGAAGTTGACGGAGATCCAATGCAAGCCGTTCTTCGACTGCAAAATGAAGCTTTTCAGGAGTACAGGGATCGGATATGGGCTCAGGACGGATTTAGTAGTGACGAAGAGACAGATAATGCGTTCAGGTCACGCAAAATACCTGCAGCAGTAGGAAAATTGGTTGACAATAAGACTGTTGACGTCGAG CGCCGAATTCGCGTTCTTCATGCTGAGTATGATATGGCATCGTACGGACGAGCCTGTGTAGTTATCCGACTTTTGGACTGTGATGAAAGAAAGGAGAACTTCTTCAGTGTTCAACAGGCAGTGAAGACCGCTAGAGATCACGGTTTTTTTGATGAtgcgcttcgtcgtcttcggcaAACGTGTCCTATATGTATGGAGAACTATCCTGAG CTGATAACAATGCCGTCCTGCCAAGATTCTTTATGTCGAGATTGCTTCAAATTTCACTTTACACTAGCTATATCGGAAAAAACCGCTTCACTTATAAAGTGTCCGCTCTGTGACGTGCCTGATATAGAAAATGGGGAGGAAGTTCACATATTCTTTCAGTACTTGAATATGCAG ATTCATGAGATGCTTGATAGACCTTCATACGATATGCTGCAGAAGAAACTAAGTGAGCACGCTTTGATGAAAGAACCGAACTTCAGATGGTGTCCACAC TGCAAAAGTGGCTTCATCAACGAATTGGGTGTAAAGAGGATGGTTTGTCCTTACTGCAACAAAGCGTCGTGCTTTGGGTGCAACCGAGAA TGGCTGGCTGCTCACGAGGACATCTCTTGCGACGCCTTCAAGCGTTGGCTGAtagacaacgacgaagataATCAGGAGGCGGGTCTAGCAGCTCACCTTAATCAGAATGGCATAG ATTGTCCGCAGTGCAAATTTCGCTTTGGATTGTCTAAAGGGGGCTGCATGCACTTCAAGTGCACCCAGTGCAACTTTGAATTTTGCAGCGGATGCTCTGCCCGCTTCACAAAG AAGTGTGACCGTTTTGAAAGTTGTAAAAATCGAGGTCTTCACGCACATCATCCCCGTGACTGCTACTCTTTTCTGAGAGACAATTCTGTTCCGGAGCTGCAAGGACTCTTGCAAGAGAATGATATAGAGTATGATGTAGAGGTGCAACAGGCCCAGGCAGAGGCAGCTGCTAACGCTCAAGATGGCGAGGAAGGACCCGTACAAATTAAGTGTCGTGTTATGgagcaaaaagaaattgtagAGGGTTTGGTTGATGAAGAATGCGGGAGGAATGCTGGCGACGGTTACGCCGGCCTTTGCCA GGGTCATTACAAGGAATATCTCGTTCATTTGATTAATAAGAACAGCGTGGATCCCATTTCTATACTTTCCGAAGGTGATATTGAAGCTCTTCTAAGACGTGAGGAGGTTCAAATACCTCCAAAAGAGCGAGGTGAAACGGACGAAGACTATGTGGATAGACTAAAAGAG TATGTTCAAGAGAAAGTGCCTCTGAAGAAACGGGATGACAGAGGTGTTCTTCGCTGGGATCAATAA